A DNA window from Zingiber officinale cultivar Zhangliang chromosome 3A, Zo_v1.1, whole genome shotgun sequence contains the following coding sequences:
- the LOC122053962 gene encoding nucleobase-ascorbate transporter 12-like, with the protein MGSRRAIELGAVILILLSFVGKIGGFIASIPDVMVAGLLCCMWAMIAALGLSNLRYSETGSSRNNIIIGLSLFLSLSVPAYFQQYGLIPSSNSSVPSYFQPYAVASHGPIHTSSRGVNYVLNTLFSFHMVIAFIVAFILDNTVPGSRQERGVYVWSEPEAAKREPAITKDYGLPFRIGRMFTWVKWVGL; encoded by the exons ATGGGTAGTCGGAGAGCTATTGAGCTCGGTGCTGTCATTCTCATTCTGTTATCTTTTGTTG GGAAAATAGGAGGATTTATAGCTTCTATCCCAGATGTCATGGTGGCTGGTCTTCTTTGCTGTATGTGGGCCATGATTGCTGCTCTGGGCTTGTCAAACCTGCGATACAGCGAGACTGGAAGCTCCAGGAATAATATCATAATTGGCCTCTCATTGTTTCTCTCATTATCAGTACCTGCCTACTTCCAGCAATATGGACTTATTCCATCTTCAAATTCATCCGTTCCAAGTTACTTCCAACCATATGCTGTTGCATCTCATGGACCTATTCATACAAGTTCTCGAGGG GTGAACTATGTTCTGAATACTTTGTTTTCATTTCACATggtgattgcatttattgttgcaTTTATTCTTGACAACACTGTTCCTGGGAGCCGTCAAGAACGTGGAGTATATGTTTGGTCTGAACCAGAGGCAGCAAAAAGGGAACCAGCCATTACCAAAGACTACGGCTTGCCTTTCAGAATCGGACGTATGTTCACATGGGTGAAATGGGTTGGCTTATAG